In Anaerolineales bacterium, one DNA window encodes the following:
- a CDS encoding VOC family protein yields the protein MNQHLHIITLGVRDLETSFEFYSKILGWKPSSNSNDDIVFFQAGGLVLAVYPREKLAEDAVVSPEGSGFAGFTLAYNARSEAEVDEIIADLRSKGVKIIKEPQKVFWGGYSSYFADPDDYRWEVAYNPFFPFDENGNLKLD from the coding sequence ATGAACCAACATCTGCATATCATTACGCTGGGCGTGAGAGATTTGGAAACATCCTTTGAGTTTTATTCAAAGATCCTTGGCTGGAAACCGTCCAGTAACAGCAATGACGATATCGTATTCTTTCAGGCAGGCGGCCTGGTGCTGGCAGTGTATCCGCGCGAGAAGCTGGCGGAGGATGCGGTGGTTTCGCCGGAAGGAAGCGGCTTCGCCGGCTTCACGCTGGCCTATAACGCGCGAAGCGAAGCGGAAGTTGATGAGATCATCGCTGATCTGAGATCAAAAGGCGTGAAGATCATCAAGGAACCGCAAAAGGTTTTCTGGGGCGGATACAGTTCCTATTTCGCCGACCCTGATGATTATCGCTGGGAAGTGGCGTACAATCCGTTCTTTCCGTTCGATGAGAATGGGAATTTGAAGTTGGATTAA
- a CDS encoding VIT1/CCC1 transporter family protein, whose protein sequence is MQQLSEDIRKKVILFQETEITEYHIYRRLAKRIKSQENARILDQIAEDELRHYNGWKKYSGEEVKPRWFNVWFYYTVSMLFGFTFGVKLMEMGEEKAQANYEAVSREIPEAVKYQEEEEEHEQKLIEMLDEERLQYAGSVVLGLNDALVELTGALAGLTLALQNTKLIALSGLITGIAASLSMAASEYLSTRSEDTNKHPVRAAVYTGIAYISTVALLILPYLLFENYYLDLAISLTTGVIIIAVFNYYISIAKGESFRTRFLEMAGLSLGVAAFSFVIGYFIRIWLGVEI, encoded by the coding sequence ATGCAGCAACTAAGCGAAGACATTCGCAAAAAAGTGATCCTGTTCCAGGAGACCGAGATCACCGAATATCACATTTACAGGCGGCTGGCAAAGCGCATCAAATCGCAGGAGAACGCCAGGATCCTCGACCAGATCGCCGAGGACGAACTGCGGCATTACAACGGCTGGAAAAAATACAGCGGCGAGGAGGTCAAACCGCGCTGGTTCAACGTCTGGTTCTATTACACTGTCAGCATGCTTTTCGGATTCACCTTCGGCGTCAAGCTCATGGAAATGGGCGAGGAAAAGGCGCAGGCAAATTATGAGGCGGTTTCAAGGGAAATCCCTGAAGCCGTAAAATATCAGGAGGAGGAGGAGGAGCACGAACAGAAGCTCATCGAGATGCTGGATGAGGAGCGCCTGCAGTACGCGGGCTCCGTCGTACTCGGATTGAACGACGCGCTTGTGGAACTGACCGGCGCCCTGGCCGGTCTGACGCTTGCCCTGCAAAACACAAAGTTGATCGCCCTTTCGGGCCTCATCACCGGCATTGCCGCTTCGCTTTCGATGGCGGCAAGCGAGTACCTCTCCACGCGCTCGGAGGATACGAACAAGCATCCCGTCCGTGCCGCGGTCTACACGGGCATTGCCTACATCAGCACGGTTGCACTGCTTATCCTTCCCTATCTTCTGTTTGAAAATTATTATCTCGATCTCGCCATTTCGCTGACCACTGGCGTCATCATCATCGCCGTTTTCAATTACTACATCTCGATTGCCAAGGGTGAATCCTTCCGCACAAGGTTTTTGGAAATGGCAGGCTTGAGTCTTGGCGTGGCGGCGTTTTCGTTCGTGATCGGCTATTTCATCCGCATCTGGCTGGGAGTCGAGATCTAA
- a CDS encoding HU family DNA-binding protein yields the protein MARKITAIRTYRPEIRRQPTRQTKHIVEDIAQRTGLNEGEIRFVVYELRDAILAAHSHGQAVKIEGLGTFTPSLRMGGDLDILFRPDVDMLRQLNNPTRLYAKILNKANIGKSAADLVAQWNAEHPDDLVEE from the coding sequence ATGGCTAGAAAAATCACGGCAATCCGTACGTACCGGCCTGAGATCAGGCGGCAGCCCACGCGGCAGACGAAGCACATTGTGGAGGATATTGCCCAGCGCACCGGACTGAACGAAGGCGAGATCCGGTTTGTGGTTTATGAATTAAGGGATGCCATCCTGGCGGCGCACAGCCACGGGCAGGCCGTCAAAATCGAGGGATTGGGCACGTTCACTCCCAGCCTGCGCATGGGCGGGGACCTCGATATTCTTTTTCGCCCCGATGTGGACATGCTGCGACAGTTGAATAACCCCACCAGGTTGTATGCAAAAATATTGAACAAGGCGAATATCGGCAAATCCGCCGCGGACTTGGTGGCGCAGTGGAACGCCGAGCATCCCGATGATTTGGTGGAGGAGTAG
- a CDS encoding DUF1786 family protein, with the protein MKILTVDIGTGTQDIFLYDSNLDIENGFKLVLPSPTMMVHRRLKQALLSRRPTLLTGHQMGGGPSAWAIEEVARAGIPVYMTPSAATTLNDELDKVQALGIKIVSEDEVAGLSSKVDSLELKDFDFELISKTFADYGVSLDDLSAIAVAVFDHGNAPAGVSDRQFRFDYLDERIRLKNSLSSFAFLSSDIPKIMTRLGAVADSAGQLPCPLVVMDTAPAAVLGANFDPQVATRKTKIICNVGNFHTLAFRLGEHGIEGVFEHHTGEIDLSKLEGLIRKLADGSLKHQDVFDDMGHGALMYTDEVFEFGKDEFDLVVTGPRRSMFMESAGLLAKKRERAPSLQNLRPYFAVPFGDMMIAGCFGLLAATAEVVPELAKSITGSLSGGRGRGVAPWDTA; encoded by the coding sequence ATGAAAATCTTAACGGTGGACATCGGCACAGGCACGCAGGATATTTTTCTGTACGATTCGAACCTCGACATCGAGAACGGGTTCAAACTTGTCCTGCCTTCGCCTACGATGATGGTTCATCGTCGTCTCAAGCAGGCGCTTCTTTCCCGCCGCCCAACCCTGCTGACTGGCCATCAAATGGGAGGCGGACCCTCGGCCTGGGCCATCGAAGAAGTTGCGCGCGCAGGGATCCCCGTCTACATGACACCCTCGGCTGCGACGACGTTGAATGACGAACTGGACAAGGTGCAGGCGTTGGGGATAAAGATCGTTTCGGAAGATGAAGTTGCAGGTCTCAGCTCAAAGGTTGACAGTCTGGAGTTGAAGGATTTTGATTTCGAGTTGATCTCCAAAACCTTCGCGGATTACGGCGTTTCATTGGATGATCTTTCCGCGATTGCTGTCGCCGTATTCGACCATGGCAATGCGCCAGCAGGGGTATCGGACAGACAGTTCCGTTTCGATTATCTTGATGAACGCATCCGCCTCAAGAACTCTCTTTCCTCTTTCGCCTTTCTTTCTTCCGACATTCCAAAGATCATGACCCGTCTGGGAGCCGTGGCGGACTCGGCGGGCCAGCTGCCCTGTCCGCTGGTGGTGATGGACACAGCTCCTGCCGCGGTGCTGGGTGCAAACTTTGATCCTCAAGTGGCTACCCGCAAAACGAAGATCATCTGCAATGTGGGAAACTTCCACACGCTGGCATTCCGTTTGGGTGAACATGGAATCGAGGGAGTCTTTGAGCATCACACGGGTGAGATCGACCTGTCGAAACTGGAGGGATTGATCCGCAAGCTGGCGGACGGGTCCCTGAAGCACCAGGATGTGTTCGACGACATGGGGCATGGCGCGTTGATGTATACCGATGAGGTGTTTGAGTTCGGCAAGGACGAGTTCGACCTGGTGGTGACGGGACCGAGGCGTTCGATGTTTATGGAGTCAGCCGGCTTGCTGGCGAAAAAACGGGAGCGAGCTCCCTCACTCCAAAATTTGCGCCCCTACTTCGCCGTCCCCTTCGGTGACATGATGATCGCGGGTTGTTTCGGTCTGCTGGCGGCGACGGCGGAGGTAGTGCCTGAGTTGGCGAAATCAATTACCGGGTCGTTAAGCGGCGGGCGCGGACGGGGAGTCGCGCCTTGGGATACGGCTTAA
- the glmS gene encoding glutamine--fructose-6-phosphate transaminase (isomerizing): MCGIFGYVTNKEEALGPILIAAAERLTYRGYDSVGAATLNNGKIDLRKDVGKVDAVAVKYNIAEMRGQRGMTQLRWATFGEPSQVNSQPHIDSDGDMVGAHNGNVVNNVELREQFIAEGMTVRSQNDGETCVHAVERYIHRGYEFIDAIRLAYGDLEGDYAFVIGRANDDKLYAFKKGSGMVVGLGEGFTCVSSDLPSILPLTREVIRPQDGEIVTLWADKVEVRSVKDGKLIDRKQETVTESMDAVQKGGYPHFMLKEIHEQGQVARELSHVLNGNREVDVLVEKMKNARHLYFIGCGTSYHAASVGAVYFAQLAGRAVIPVLAPQFIPQYAPTVDHEDVGIFVSQSGETKDVLNALEAAEARGMSCFGLANVVGSTLTKTTSFSLPLCCGYEISVPATKTFTNQVVTFLYLAYKLAGKDVRELDVIPDLMEETLEMVAPQVEAIAKDINEWNDLYCLGYGATYPIALEGALKLKEITYAHCEGMLSTEFKHGPLSAVSKGFPIIFVSDNSAVPLLISGINEVKVRGARTIVIAEEDARLRANADDVIVLPKSDPQISTLLGVLPLQLLSYHMSVMRGFDPDFPRNLSKTLTVD; encoded by the coding sequence ATGTGCGGAATTTTCGGGTACGTGACCAATAAAGAAGAAGCGCTCGGACCGATCCTGATCGCGGCGGCGGAGAGACTGACCTACCGCGGGTACGACTCCGTCGGGGCGGCGACGTTGAACAATGGCAAGATCGATCTACGCAAAGATGTCGGCAAGGTGGATGCGGTCGCGGTGAAATATAACATCGCCGAAATGCGCGGACAGCGCGGCATGACGCAGTTGCGCTGGGCGACCTTCGGCGAGCCGTCACAGGTCAATTCACAACCGCACATCGACTCGGATGGCGACATGGTCGGAGCGCACAACGGCAACGTGGTGAACAACGTCGAATTGCGCGAACAGTTCATCGCCGAGGGCATGACCGTCCGCTCGCAGAATGACGGCGAGACGTGTGTCCATGCGGTGGAGCGGTATATCCATCGCGGCTATGAATTCATCGATGCAATCCGTTTGGCATACGGCGACCTCGAAGGCGATTATGCCTTTGTCATCGGGCGCGCAAATGACGACAAGTTATACGCGTTCAAGAAGGGTTCAGGCATGGTGGTGGGACTCGGCGAAGGCTTCACCTGCGTTTCGTCCGACCTGCCTTCGATCCTGCCGTTGACGCGCGAAGTCATCCGCCCGCAGGACGGGGAGATCGTCACACTCTGGGCGGACAAGGTCGAGGTGCGCTCTGTCAAGGATGGAAAACTCATCGACAGAAAACAGGAAACCGTTACGGAGTCGATGGATGCGGTGCAAAAGGGCGGGTATCCGCATTTCATGTTGAAGGAGATCCACGAGCAGGGGCAGGTCGCCCGTGAGTTATCGCATGTGCTCAACGGCAACCGCGAAGTGGATGTGCTGGTCGAGAAGATGAAGAACGCGCGTCATCTGTATTTCATCGGATGCGGCACGAGTTATCACGCGGCTTCGGTTGGCGCGGTCTATTTTGCGCAGCTGGCGGGACGCGCCGTCATCCCCGTGCTGGCGCCGCAGTTCATCCCGCAATATGCGCCGACGGTGGATCACGAAGACGTGGGCATTTTCGTCAGCCAGTCCGGCGAGACCAAGGACGTGCTCAACGCGCTGGAAGCGGCGGAGGCACGCGGCATGTCTTGTTTTGGATTGGCGAACGTGGTCGGTTCGACGCTGACCAAAACGACCTCGTTCTCCCTGCCCTTGTGCTGCGGCTACGAGATCAGCGTACCCGCCACGAAGACCTTTACCAACCAGGTCGTGACGTTCCTGTATCTGGCGTATAAGCTGGCGGGAAAGGATGTTCGTGAGTTGGATGTCATCCCTGACCTGATGGAGGAGACGCTTGAGATGGTCGCGCCGCAGGTGGAAGCCATCGCCAAAGACATCAACGAATGGAATGACCTGTACTGTCTCGGTTATGGAGCGACCTATCCCATCGCGCTCGAAGGCGCGTTGAAGTTGAAGGAGATTACCTACGCCCACTGCGAAGGGATGCTTTCGACCGAGTTCAAACACGGACCGCTCTCGGCGGTGAGCAAGGGCTTCCCCATCATCTTCGTCTCGGATAACAGCGCGGTGCCGCTCCTCATCAGCGGCATCAACGAAGTGAAGGTGCGCGGCGCGCGGACCATCGTCATCGCCGAAGAGGACGCCCGCCTGCGCGCCAACGCGGACGATGTGATCGTGCTTCCCAAGTCTGACCCGCAGATCAGCACGCTGTTGGGAGTGTTGCCGTTGCAGTTGTTGTCGTATCACATGAGCGTGATGCGCGGGTTCGATCCCGATTTCCCGCGGAATTTATCCAAGACGCTGACGGTGGATTAA
- a CDS encoding DUF4926 domain-containing protein, translated as MKNKVKLLDVVALTDDLPEHDLQRGQVGTVVEVLAPDVYEVEFADNDGRAYAELALKADKLLVLHYEPALA; from the coding sequence TTGAAAAACAAAGTTAAATTACTCGATGTTGTCGCATTGACCGACGATTTACCTGAACATGATTTGCAACGCGGGCAGGTTGGGACGGTGGTAGAAGTCCTTGCGCCAGACGTCTACGAAGTGGAATTTGCCGATAACGACGGGCGCGCGTATGCAGAACTCGCGCTAAAGGCAGATAAGTTGCTGGTTTTACACTACGAGCCGGCGCTTGCCTGA